A genome region from Alphaproteobacteria bacterium includes the following:
- the yajC gene encoding preprotein translocase subunit YajC, with amino-acid sequence MFESPAFAQATSGGTAAGGAAAFFNMVFPLVLIFIIFYFLLIRPQQRRMKQHQQMLGAVKPRDTAVTSGGLVGKVTKVDESEIELEIAQGVRVRVVKSMLSDVRPHGAKAAND; translated from the coding sequence ATGTTCGAATCTCCAGCCTTCGCACAGGCCACGAGCGGCGGGACCGCAGCCGGAGGGGCCGCGGCCTTCTTCAACATGGTCTTCCCGCTCGTCCTCATCTTCATCATCTTCTATTTCCTCCTGATCCGGCCGCAGCAGCGGCGGATGAAGCAGCACCAGCAGATGCTCGGCGCGGTCAAGCCGCGCGACACGGCGGTCACCAGCGGCGGGCTGGTCGGAAAGGTGACCAAGGTCGACGAGAGCGAGATCGAGCTAGAGATCGCCCAGGGCGTCCGCGTCCGCGTGGTGAAGTCGATGCTCAGCGACGTGCGTCCGCACGGCGCCAAGGCGGCGAACGACTAG
- a CDS encoding glycosyltransferase family 4 protein, producing the protein MLRVLTLATLFPNGARPTLGVFVERQTQGLAALEGVEVEVVAPVGLPAWPLSLHPHYADLRGLPIEEIRGGLKVHRPRYRVAPWLGRARTAKVIADALLPMVRRLRGRFPFDVIDAEYFWPDGPVAMRLARALGVPFSVKARGSDIHLWGKRRRIAAEILEASKEAGGLIAVSAALRGDMAALGMDAGKVRVHRTGIDLDRFRPLDRAAAKARLGVSGPLLAAAGALVPRKGQDLALAALARIPDATLLLIGGGPDRARLERLAGEQGVAGRVRFLGVQPHEALPGLLAAADVMVLPTASEGLANVWVESLACGTPVVTSDVGGAREAIDRPEAGRLVPREPAAIAEAVQALLAEPPDPAMVRKAAERFSWDRNAAELRDHLAAILR; encoded by the coding sequence ATGCTGCGCGTCCTGACCCTCGCCACGCTCTTCCCGAACGGCGCGCGCCCGACGCTGGGCGTGTTCGTCGAGCGGCAGACGCAGGGCCTGGCCGCGCTGGAGGGCGTGGAGGTCGAGGTCGTGGCGCCGGTCGGGCTGCCGGCATGGCCGCTTTCGCTCCATCCGCATTATGCCGACCTGCGGGGCCTTCCGATCGAGGAGATTCGCGGCGGGCTCAAGGTGCACAGGCCGCGCTACCGCGTGGCGCCGTGGCTCGGCCGGGCCCGCACCGCGAAAGTCATTGCCGACGCGCTGCTGCCGATGGTCCGCCGGCTTCGCGGGCGCTTTCCGTTCGATGTGATCGATGCGGAGTATTTCTGGCCCGACGGACCGGTCGCGATGCGCCTTGCGCGCGCCCTCGGCGTGCCTTTCTCGGTCAAGGCGCGCGGCAGCGATATCCACCTGTGGGGAAAGCGCCGGCGCATCGCCGCCGAGATTCTGGAGGCAAGCAAGGAAGCGGGCGGGCTGATCGCCGTCAGCGCCGCGCTGCGCGGCGACATGGCGGCGCTGGGCATGGATGCCGGCAAGGTGCGCGTGCATCGGACGGGCATCGATCTCGACCGCTTCCGTCCGCTGGATCGGGCGGCGGCCAAGGCGAGGCTCGGCGTCTCCGGCCCGCTGCTGGCCGCTGCGGGAGCCTTGGTCCCGCGCAAGGGCCAGGACCTCGCTTTGGCGGCATTGGCCCGGATTCCGGACGCGACCTTGCTGCTCATCGGCGGCGGTCCAGATCGGGCGCGTCTCGAGCGGCTGGCGGGGGAGCAGGGCGTCGCGGGCCGGGTCCGCTTCCTCGGCGTGCAGCCGCACGAGGCGCTCCCCGGCCTGCTCGCGGCGGCGGACGTGATGGTCCTTCCGACCGCTTCCGAAGGGCTCGCCAATGTCTGGGTCGAATCGCTGGCCTGCGGCACGCCGGTGGTGACCAGCGACGTCGGAGGCGCGCGCGAGGCGATCGACCGGCCGGAGGCGGGGCGCCTCGTCCCGCGCGAGCCCGCGGCGATCGCGGAAGCGGTCCAGGCCCTGCTCGCCGAGCCCCCCGATCCGGCTATGGTGAGAAAGGCGGCGGAACGCTTCAGCTGGGACCGCAACGCGGCCGAGCTGCGCGATCACCTGGCGGCAATCCTCCGCTAG
- a CDS encoding outer membrane protein assembly factor BamD, protein MKTRAAMFVAIAASLVPLSACASMGGGGRTKADTRYVARDVNTLYNAAWERMRQGNYAQAAIIFDEVERQHPYSIWARRAQLMSAFNYYAAADHTKSIESARRFLSIHPGNRDAPYALYLISLNYYEQISDVTRDQAVTRQALDSLGEVVRRYPDTPYAADARLKVDLVRDHLAGKEMEIGRFYQRRRQWLAATIRFRAVVDEYQTTSHAPEALMRLTESYLALGIPEEARRSAAVLGANFPTTPWYQRAYDLIQRHAPQQAAAAQTPAT, encoded by the coding sequence ATCAAAACCCGTGCCGCGATGTTCGTCGCGATCGCCGCAAGCCTCGTTCCTCTCAGCGCTTGCGCCTCCATGGGCGGAGGCGGGCGGACCAAGGCCGATACCCGTTACGTCGCGCGCGACGTCAACACGCTCTACAACGCGGCGTGGGAGCGGATGCGCCAGGGCAATTACGCCCAGGCCGCGATCATCTTCGACGAGGTCGAGCGCCAGCATCCCTATTCGATCTGGGCCCGCCGAGCGCAGCTGATGAGCGCGTTCAACTATTACGCCGCCGCCGATCACACCAAGTCGATCGAATCCGCTCGCCGCTTCCTTTCGATCCATCCGGGCAACCGCGACGCGCCCTACGCGCTCTACCTGATCTCGCTCAACTATTACGAGCAGATCAGCGACGTGACCCGCGATCAGGCCGTGACCCGCCAGGCGCTCGATTCGCTTGGCGAGGTCGTCCGCCGCTATCCCGACACGCCTTATGCCGCCGACGCCCGGCTGAAGGTCGATCTGGTCCGCGATCACCTCGCCGGCAAGGAGATGGAGATCGGCCGCTTCTACCAGCGCCGCCGGCAGTGGCTGGCGGCGACGATCCGGTTCCGCGCGGTGGTCGACGAATATCAGACCACCAGCCACGCCCCGGAAGCCTTGATGCGCCTTACCGAATCCTATCTCGCGCTCGGCATTCCCGAGGAAGCGCGGCGCTCGGCGGCGGTGCTCGGCGCCAATTTCCCGACCACGCCCTGGTATCAGCGCGCCTACGATCTGATCCAGCGCCACGCGCCCCAGCAGGCCGCCGCGGCGCAGACTCCCGCGACTTGA
- a CDS encoding EF-hand domain-containing protein, with the protein MKTSAFLAAAVAVFAAPAVAQPAPAPAPGASPFPMSRASVQQQIQGRFGTRDANHDGFLDTAELGNGASIALERLDGDHDGKVSLAEATARTMADFDRADANHDGSVSEPEAEAMMAAAPPPPRPQGN; encoded by the coding sequence ATGAAGACCAGTGCTTTCCTCGCCGCGGCCGTCGCCGTCTTCGCCGCCCCCGCTGTCGCCCAGCCGGCTCCCGCCCCGGCGCCCGGGGCTTCGCCCTTCCCGATGAGCCGCGCCTCCGTCCAGCAGCAGATCCAGGGCCGCTTCGGCACCCGCGATGCGAACCATGACGGATTCCTGGACACCGCCGAGCTCGGCAACGGCGCGTCGATTGCGCTGGAACGGCTTGACGGCGATCATGACGGCAAGGTTTCGCTCGCCGAGGCGACGGCCCGCACGATGGCCGATTTCGACCGCGCCGACGCCAATCACGACGGCTCGGTATCCGAACCGGAGGCCGAAGCGATGATGGCCGCCGCCCCGCCGCCGCCCCGGCCGCAGGGGAATTGA
- the secF gene encoding protein translocase subunit SecF — protein MRLLKLVPDNTNIDFMRWRNIALILSIVVTAASIALVFTRGLNWGVDFAGGQSLRVAFVSPPPIAQLRDQIERLDVGSATIQETRQNEAQHAATDSGRANLSEYLVRLPPPPGGDAASATAAGRVRAMIERDYPGNATIRSVDTVSPKVSGELLRSGAWAIGLAMLGIAIYIWLRFEWQFGVGALVTLFHDVWMTLGFFSLTRLEFDLNVVAAILTIVGYSLNDTVVIYDRIREDLRKYRKMAIVPLINTSLNETLSRTMVTSVSILLALLALLLLGPDVIFGLTIAIFIGIFVGTYSSIYISSPILVWLRVNTASFLPKDPVSRADRGPRNESIDGARV, from the coding sequence ATGCGCCTGCTTAAGCTCGTTCCGGACAACACCAACATCGATTTCATGCGGTGGCGGAACATCGCGCTTATCCTCTCGATCGTCGTCACCGCCGCGTCGATCGCGCTTGTCTTCACCCGCGGCCTCAATTGGGGCGTCGATTTCGCCGGCGGCCAGAGCCTTCGCGTCGCCTTCGTCTCGCCGCCGCCGATCGCGCAGCTGCGCGACCAGATCGAGCGGCTCGACGTCGGCAGCGCGACGATCCAGGAGACCCGGCAGAACGAGGCCCAGCATGCCGCGACGGATTCGGGCCGCGCCAACCTCTCCGAATATCTGGTCCGCCTGCCGCCGCCGCCCGGCGGCGACGCGGCCTCGGCCACGGCGGCCGGCCGCGTGCGGGCGATGATCGAGCGCGACTATCCGGGAAATGCGACGATCCGTTCGGTCGACACCGTCTCGCCCAAAGTATCGGGCGAGCTGCTCCGATCGGGGGCTTGGGCGATCGGCCTCGCCATGCTCGGCATCGCGATCTACATCTGGCTGCGCTTCGAATGGCAGTTCGGCGTCGGCGCGCTGGTCACGCTGTTCCACGACGTGTGGATGACCTTGGGCTTCTTCTCGCTCACCCGTCTCGAATTCGATCTCAACGTCGTCGCTGCGATCCTGACCATCGTCGGCTATTCTCTGAACGACACGGTCGTCATCTACGACCGGATCCGCGAGGATTTGCGCAAATACCGCAAGATGGCGATCGTGCCGCTGATCAACACCTCGCTCAACGAGACGTTGTCGCGCACCATGGTCACCAGCGTCTCGATCCTGCTCGCGCTTCTGGCGCTGCTGCTGCTCGGGCCGGACGTGATCTTCGGGCTGACGATCGCCATCTTCATCGGCATCTTCGTCGGCACTTACTCGTCGATCTACATCTCCTCGCCGATCCTGGTCTGGCTCAGGGTCAACACGGCGAGCTTCCTCCCGAAGGATCCGGTCAGCCGCGCCGACCGCGGCCCGCGCAACGAAAGCATCGATGGCGCCCGCGTTTGA
- the secD gene encoding protein translocase subunit SecD, producing the protein MLNFPRWKVWGIVFICAVGVLLAVPSLIAPSAYANLPGWAQQLREKIHINLGLDLAGGSQLLLEADTSDLSRQRLEAMEDVIRGEMRTAGIQIAEVSTSGGQLAFLVRDPAQRDAAVRKAGEQSSSSGQRDWDVSVQGNRITMRQTAGGLDRAISQAMIVARDVIDRRINALGTLEPTIIRQGSNRILVQVPGLQDPAALTALIGRTARLEFKLVDSSVRAEQLQSGRAPIGSQILPYAEGGPNARIAVKRRAIITGDMIADASQGFDEDGRPDVNIRFDGNGSRRFARVTQENVNKPFAIILDNVAISAPNITEPILGGTARISGSFTVDSANQLAISLRSGRLPVELHVVDERSVSPELGRDSIQKGVIASVASVLAVIVFMLITYGRFGVYTTVALILNGLMILGIMAVFKATLTLPGIAGFVLTIGAAVDANVLINERIREEQRRGRRLHDALETGYREAQTAIFDANITNVIAAILMFYFGSGPVRGFAVVLMIGIVTSVFTAVNVTRMLVALWVRRARPKELHI; encoded by the coding sequence ATGCTGAATTTTCCCCGTTGGAAGGTGTGGGGCATCGTCTTCATCTGCGCCGTCGGCGTGCTCCTCGCCGTTCCCAGCCTGATCGCGCCGAGCGCCTATGCGAACCTGCCCGGCTGGGCGCAGCAGCTTCGAGAGAAGATCCACATCAATCTCGGCCTCGACCTCGCCGGCGGCAGCCAGCTGCTGCTCGAAGCGGATACCTCCGATCTTTCACGCCAGCGGCTCGAGGCGATGGAGGACGTCATCCGCGGCGAAATGCGCACCGCCGGCATCCAGATCGCGGAGGTCTCGACCAGCGGCGGCCAGCTCGCCTTTCTGGTCCGCGATCCCGCCCAGCGCGACGCGGCCGTCCGGAAGGCGGGCGAACAGAGCAGCAGCAGCGGCCAACGCGACTGGGACGTCAGCGTCCAGGGCAACCGCATCACGATGCGCCAGACGGCGGGTGGGCTCGACCGCGCCATCAGCCAGGCGATGATCGTGGCCCGCGACGTCATCGATCGCCGCATCAATGCGCTCGGCACGCTCGAGCCGACGATCATTCGCCAGGGATCGAACCGCATCCTCGTCCAGGTTCCCGGCCTCCAGGACCCGGCAGCGCTCACGGCCCTGATCGGCCGCACCGCGCGGCTCGAGTTCAAGCTGGTCGACAGCAGCGTCCGGGCGGAGCAGCTCCAATCCGGGCGGGCGCCGATCGGCAGCCAGATCCTGCCCTATGCCGAAGGCGGGCCGAACGCCCGAATCGCGGTCAAGCGCCGCGCGATCATTACCGGCGACATGATCGCCGACGCCTCGCAGGGGTTCGATGAAGACGGAAGACCCGACGTCAACATCCGTTTCGACGGCAATGGCAGCCGCCGCTTTGCGCGGGTGACCCAGGAGAACGTCAACAAGCCGTTCGCGATCATCCTCGACAACGTCGCCATCTCGGCCCCGAACATCACCGAGCCGATCCTCGGCGGCACCGCCAGGATCAGCGGCAGCTTCACCGTCGACAGCGCCAACCAGCTCGCCATCTCGCTCCGCTCGGGCCGCCTGCCGGTCGAGCTGCATGTCGTCGACGAACGCAGCGTCAGCCCCGAGCTCGGCCGGGATTCGATTCAGAAGGGGGTCATCGCTTCGGTGGCTTCCGTCCTCGCGGTGATCGTCTTCATGCTCATCACCTATGGCCGCTTCGGCGTCTACACGACCGTCGCGCTGATTTTGAACGGCTTGATGATCCTCGGCATCATGGCGGTGTTCAAGGCGACACTGACGCTGCCGGGCATCGCCGGCTTCGTGCTGACGATCGGCGCCGCGGTCGATGCCAACGTGCTGATCAATGAGCGTATCCGTGAGGAGCAGCGCCGGGGAAGGCGGCTGCACGACGCGCTCGAAACCGGCTACAGGGAAGCGCAAACCGCGATCTTCGACGCCAACATCACCAATGTGATCGCCGCCATCCTCATGTTCTACTTCGGCTCCGGGCCGGTCCGCGGCTTCGCGGTCGTGCTGATGATCGGCATCGTCACCTCGGTGTTCACCGCGGTCAACGTGACTCGCATGCTCGTCGCCCTCTGGGTCCGCCGCGCGCGGCCCAAAGAATTGCATATTTGA